A window of Triplophysa dalaica isolate WHDGS20190420 chromosome 12, ASM1584641v1, whole genome shotgun sequence genomic DNA:
aatagaaaaatgactGAAGCATATACCAAAAGTGCTCaaacttaaactaaaattataataaaactaaaaatctaaaaattaaaagctaatttaaaatatgaataaaactaaaaatcaaaactataaaaactataaaaactcTGGTCCatacatatttcaatatatttaaaatgagagAGACGATTGTGTGTCACGCAAATTACATGAAGTCAAAACAATAATCCATAAACCTGTGGCATATTAAAATTGTTTATGTTGTGAACAGAATGACGAAACACGGGTTAACATCATTTAGACGTGCAGCTACTCAGTAAGACTGGTAAACCCCTCATTCGTGTGACTGTTGCTCTTAACTTTTGATACTTGCTGCGGATTTCTATTGCTGTTCTCAGATTGCATTTCACACTCTGTATTTTTGTCTGGTTTGGTACGAGACTTCCGGTCACAAAGGCCAAAGAAAGTGAGGAACACAGGTATGAACACAACGCCATGGACGGCTCCAAACAATATCACCAAGAACATGATTTTAAAGAAGGTCCTGAAGATGTAGCTTTTTGCAGCAGCGAGCACCACTACACCTGCAATAGTGGAAGCTGCACCTTGTATTATTGGATAGCCCAGTTTGTAGAGAGCATCTTTGGCTTTTTCATTCACGGATTCTTCCTCACTGGACACAAAAGCGTAAGATATGTGAGCAGAGAAATCCACAGAAAATCCAATACAGATCACCAGATTAATCATAGATACTGAGTCTAAACTAACATCCCATAATGCCATGAAACCAGTCACACCCACAATGACGGATGCGATAGCAAATGTCACCCAGACAGAACAGAGAGGATTTGGGATTAACAAGAGTGAAATAACTAACATTACACATGTAGCTACGACTATATTCTGAATTGTATTACTGACAATGACAGCGTATTGATCGTAATAGATAAACGCAGGGtgatacacatttacattaacagcCGTCTGTAACTTTCCACATTTTTCTGCTGTTTCTCTGAATGCATTCAGCATGTTCTTCTCATCAACTGCTGTCTTGATGTTCACAGTCTGAATGAACATACGTGATGCCAAAATCTTATTGTTAGTGAAGTTTACATCTTCACTAAAACCAGAAAACCTAAGAAATGCAGGTAAATGTTGTATGAATTGTGTTTCATTATCTACATTTATACCAACACTCTGTCCAAACCTAATATATGCATTAAGCCATGAAATGGGTACAATTTCTGAATCTTTAGATGCCATTGACAGATTTTGAAAATTTTCCAGGCACAAGTCAAGGTTTTGACGTGCATCTGAACTCCAATACTGAAAGTTTTCATCTGTTATGACTAACATGACATTGGGACCATAAGAAGAAAAGAATTGATCTTCATCGTCATAGTAACTACCAACATATGAGCCGTCTGTTGCTAAATGTTTCAGATCAAGACCTTCCTGTAGTTGAAGACATCCATAGATGCTAACTGCCAGATAGccagaataaaacaaacacacagagatctTTACCCAGGTCTTTGTCAGAAACGGGCTGTAgtgatttttaaagaataaatccATTGGCATTGCCTCATCAGTGCCAGTGTTTTTATCATAAGCTCcaccaacacaacacacattaccTGTAGCATCAACACTATCGACTTCTGGGACTTTCATGCAGGTCAACCAATGTTTATTACCCTTTTCTCTCCTTCCATTCAGTGCAAGACAAGCACCAAAGAAAGTGATGTTGAAGATGTAACAGAAGAGAATAGCTGTACTGGTGTACATGCAGAAAGATTGAACAGAGCCGAATGGAGTCAACAGACCTATATAGAAAGACATCACATCTGTCAGTGTGGTGATAGTGATGGACACAGCAGCTTCTTTATATGTTTCTGCTAAACGATCTTCAACGTCCTCTTTAACTTTAGTCTTCTGCCAGCAGGAGATCATGATGAACATGTCATCAACTCCAATACCTGCAAAaaagtcataatttattcaccctcatgtcattcaaaatctgaatgcgactctttcttctatggaacaataaagaagatagtttaacaaatgtttcagtggcttgtgttcacacaatggaTTGTATCTGATccagttgtttggttaccaacattcctttaaaatatctacttttgtgttcagcagaacatgatgaaagtattttcatttttggttgaacccTCCCTTTTTATTTACCAAGAATCAAAAAGGGGGCTGAGGCGACAGTCATAGCAAAAGGCATTCCACAGAAGAGCAATAAACCAAAACTGGCAAGAACAGCCAGACCAGCAGAGATGACACCAGCAACAGCAACCCACACCTTGGTTCTAACACAATCTAACCTGTAGAAAGAAGAGAAAGTAGATAAATGCCATGACTCATAAATGAAGAGTTAATGAAAAACTCTCTAAATCCGTCAGACGGGTTCgcttaaatgaaaaatgttcttCAGGCTCCAACATTTACTCTCAGCAATACCAGATATTTCAGACCAGACAGAGTGTAGTATTTAGTGTGCTTTAAAGCAAAGTTATTTCAGTAATGTATAAAAGGTGTGGAGAGCATTCAAACATCgaaatataatatttgattGAAATCTtttagagggttttgcatcggaactcttcaaatataacttaaacatatatacatttgtttgttacaatttatttgaatatatcatattatattatatctgGGCTAGATAAGTTTCTCTGTCATACCTCAGACATGAAAGAATGGAAATGGTGATGGCCAGGAAATATGTAATGGAGAAGAGAGGGATCACAGAGTCTGAATTGGACTCGAACTCATTCTGTCTTGATATTGATGTGAAGTATGAGACACGGACCTGTAAAAATCAATTCGATACAGAACACAGAAttattgttcatattttctCAACAGGAAATGAAATAGGCTAAAAGCAAGGCATCGAGTAAATGGGTAAAATTCATATTCTCAATATATCATAACTGTTGTCGAATTAAATCACTGTTACAGTTAGTGGAGATGACATAATAAATAACCTGTCAATGTTCGGTGTTCTTAAGTACCTACACAAAACATGTATCAAAATGAAGGAACAGACTCATGAACGATAGTTTTTACATGTCCAAATCTGtccggtttgtgttttttgaatAAAGGTTATTGCACATTGAGTTCGAAATTTGCGTCCGAAATTTCCgcacattaaaaatacatacgACCTTACATTGTGTCAATCACCtctacacactgcctccgatattttcgtccgtcataaaaaaatcGGACTGGTTTcgattttcagcatttttttgcATCCGTTACAAGCcttttgagaggcgttttgacaattcagagacactcGAGCGGCAAAGACGAAAGCGTACGAAACGTGGACGAAAATTTTGTACTGTACGTGCAAAGACCTTTAGGccttatatttattaaaatgcatgttATACATCATATTTACTTACCGTTTTCAGCTCTGAATAGTTTGAGAAGAATTTTAGAAAGCCAGTAAGCCACagagtgttttgtgttgtgttttcctcttttaaaaaataaaaaagtctgaCAGCTTTAGCGCTTCTTATCTCTGAGCCTCCTGTCTTTAGTTCTACACCACCGACACTTGTTCCTAAAAATGTGCCATTATTCATGGGATATCTAATGGTTGTAGAAATAATTTCACCAGGACTGTGATTTATGATGTCTAAAATTGCATTTGACATGCACTTTCCCTTAGTTTTGGCACAAAGGATTTCATAAGTGTTTCCAGTTGTTATATTTTTCACTTGTCTATCTAACTCAATAATGTCGGTAAAAGCTGCCTCAGTCCATATAGTTGCtccttccaaacctgtaatGATCAAAGAGGCGTAAGTTCCTTCAGACGAAAGCCGCAGTTGAGAAAACTCttcagattgtgggaaatatttCAGCACAATCTTCCTCTCCTGCTTCGCTGGTCCGTTCGCAGGTGTGAACTGGTCTTCGATGTCATTTGCTTCCCTCTCGTCAAGAAACATAAAACCAGCTCCAAGAGCAGCAGCTACAAGTAAaggtaaaatgaaaaacacgAAGGGATAATTTCCAACAATGCGACCAAACTTTTCAAAGATCAGAGAAATCGGCTTCTCAATGCAGTCAGTTTTACACTTCGCCATCCTCCAACTACACTCCAGCAGTTTGTAATGGATCAGTTTCTGAGCGCCAGCAACAGTCACTGTCTACACTGACTTCACGATATCATCCCTTGTTTGCTGAGCTGAACATCAGGTTACTCATTAACAAGCTTCAACGCCTTGTTTATATCAGCTTGGAAGTTATTAATAGTTTCTGGCATACAGCAGGCCATTGACGTGTCGGGTACAGCAATGGGTGTGATTCAAATTATATTAACTCATCTGATACTAAGGACTAATTTCACCATAGACATTTTATTCCTTTTAATACATCTATGCCAACAATTTGCTAATATACTGTAGTTCAttctttatacagtataataacgctgcaagcagcaattacAGGCCCAAGTCAACTAACTGCACACAGCAAAATATTTGTGGCCATCAGTAAAGATGAGTTTAGGGAAGGTGATTTAAAAGCTATAGCTAAATCCATAGACTTCAGCAATTTTCCATAGATTTTCGGCAACCATTTAAAATTTGGCCTTATTAGTCACAATGGTTATGAAGACACCCTACATCTGTATTTTGAGTGTGTTAGAACAAAATAGATTAatagaacaaaaatattaatttgactGATACAAAATCAATACAGTGAATCTAAGAGATGATTTAAATTTATCAAACGTTATGCAACAAATGCAAGCTATCAAGATACATGTGTATTGAACTCGGAACGGCTGAATCCGGTGTTTTGCATTTATGATTCTGTGGAAGCTTTTTTAAGATAACATGAAACAGGTGATAATGGTCTGAAGAACATGGACACTCATGCTCTGTCTAATGTCTGTGTGCATTGTGCTCATGCCGTAATGTAATTTTGGTTTAGGAGCAGTGTGTCTGGATTTGGTCATCACTTTACCTTGTAACTCCATGTTTCTGGTTGTTTCTGGTAGaatgttgtgtgttgttttcttttttaagcattttgcaCGTGGcgtattccagaaagcaggtTAGGTGACTATCCTAAGTAATTAAAAGCCGTTAACATCACCTCTAGGTTCCAAAACTGAGGTAACTCTTAATGTATGTAGCCAGAGCAACTCATTCTCTGACGATTACCTGCTCTGAAAGTGGTTAAAAACCCAAGGGGTATAAAAACACAGATTATGCATTATGCTATAATTTTACAGCATTATTATAATTACatattatgtttaatgtaatttaaatattaaactgtatTAATTACTCTCTTTAATTTCAGGTTAATAGACATTAATTACAAACATTCTGGGAATAAcataaaacagatttcattGGGCCTTATTAACTAACcattcttctttattttaaagcattttcaaGCATTTTCATATGAACTAAGCAGTCTGGGAAGTCTCTTTTAGGAATTTAGATGTCCAAAACATGATAATAGTTCATTTAATTCATAAGGTGACACAATTGAAGGTCTCTAgaaataacttttattaaagtaatagtttaccaaaaaaaaaaaaaaaaggaataaaaaatgctgtcatcatttactcaccatcttgtcattttaaaactttatgactttctttcttctccataaaataagatattttgaagaaagttggtaaccgaacatccggttacaacatttttcaaaatatcttcttttgtgttctgtggaagaaagaaaatcatataaaTTTATAATGACATgcgggtgagaaaatgatgtcagaagttttattttggatgaactaatAGGTATGTATGACTTCTGCAAATATTCTTAACAGTTTGTATAATCAAATCTACAtaagagaaatataaaaaacctATTTAAAGATAAACACAGTACTTTCATGATTCTCTccgaataataataaaaaaataacataaatacattaaaaaaattataagctCAAAGCATGCTGCAACCCAAGGAACACTTGCTGAATGTATAGTTTATCTGCGTTTCGCAGTGTTACTATAATTATAACGGAGGTGGCAGAATTGAAGGTACCCATAGGTAAATCGTTCATGCTTCATTATTTCTTCTACGGCATTTTGTGATCTTTATTAAAGTTGCCTGTAAAAATTTGACACGTGTTGAGAATAAGATAAAATGATTTGTGATCAAACACATTGTATTTTACTTAacatatattgtattattatttgagataatgtttaaaaaccttAACAGCTTGCAACATTGACAGAAAGCTTAACAGAGAAGATAGCAATGATTTATTATTCCATGAAAGTACAGTTTAACAATCGGAAAATTATTCTAGGGAAGTACAGAAGATAAAATTATAAAGATAAGGTTCAGAAGAAACAAAACTGCACATGCCTTGCAGTGTCCTTTAATGAGTAACAAGGCCCATGGGTTTTTGTATGATGCTCTGACGTAACTATAGGCATTTTTACAATAGATAATCACAACTGAACAATCGTAAAATCTTTTAGGGAAGTCTGGAAGATGAAATTAACAATGATAAGGttcataaaaaacaatacagtattGTAGCATGTCTATTACAGTGTCCACAGGTTTGGATTTGATGCCGCCCACACTGTTCAATAACTGAGTTTTTCCATGTATTTATCTCATTGCATACATTGTCAGGTCTCTGGTCTAGCACTTGTGGGATTTTTCacttacagttgaaagaaaaagtatgtgaaccctttgggcttacttggatttcttcataaattggtcataaaatgtgttctgatcttcatctaagtcacaacaatagagaaacacagtctgcttaaactaataccgcacaaacattatacgttttcatgtttttattgaacacaacatgtaaacattcatagtgcagggtggaaaaagtatgtgaaaccctaggctaatgacttctccaagagctaattggtgCCAGGGGTCAGTCAACCTGGGGTCAAATCAATGTGATAAAGCTggtctgtccaataaaaaacacacaccagttttgagtttgctgttctgaagaagcgttgtctgacgtgaaccatgcctcgcacaaaagagctctcagaagacctacgatcaagaatttcatgacttacataaagctggaaagggctacaaaagtatatctaaaagccttgatgtccatgtgtccacggtaagacagattgtctacaaatggagaaagttcagcactgctgctacactccctaggcgtggtcgtcctgtaaagatgactgcaagagcacagggcagaatgctcaatgaggtgaagaagaatcctagagtgtcagctaaacacttacagaaatctctggcacatgctaacatttttgttgacaaatctacaataaggaaaacattaaacaagaatggacttcatgggaggacaccacggaggaagccactgctgtccaaaaaaaacattgcagcacatttgaagtttgcaaaagagcacctggatgttccacagcactactggcaaaacattctgtggacagatgaaaccaaaattgagttgtttggaaagaacacacaacgctatgtgtggagaacaaaaggcacagcacaccaacatcaaaacctcatcccaactgtgaaatatggtggagggggcatcatggtttggggctgctttgctgcctcaggccctggacgcattactgtcatcgatggaaaaatgaattccaaagtttatcaagacattttgcaggaaaacttaagaccatctgtccgccaactgaagcttaacagaggatggacgatgcaacaggacaacgacccaaagcatagaagtaaatcaacaacagaatggcttcagcagaagaaaatacgccttctggagtggcccagtcagagtcctgacctcaacccgattgagatgctgtggcatgacctcaagagagcgattcacaccagacatcccaagaatattgctgaactgaaacacttttgtaaagaggaatgttccaaaatttctccttaccgttgtgcaggtctgatctgcaactataggaaacgtttggttgaggttattgctgccaaaggagggtcaaccagttattaaacccaaaggttcacatacttttccaccctgcactatgaatgtttacatgttgtgttcaataaaaacatgaaaacgtataatgtttgtgcggtattagtttaagcagactgtgtttctctattgttgtgacttagatgaagatcagaacacattttatgaccaatttatgaagaaatccaaatTATGTttaactgaaacaatgaatgtggtgtgaaattgtgtgaaatatacgatgaaggttgcagcagtttgtccttcgactacacatgcaaaatccgcgatgggactgagttggaaatggagacacagagtgatacgcgtcataatctgaagaccacgcccacaccaaccgtgtctttgcattgcgagaagctgccgcttCTGTCTAAAAGTCTAAAAATCagagtaaaaatgtctaaaagctgatatgtgacaatgtgtatagcaaacaagtaatcgcagcattatccaatgaccgtcttgtttctaagcactgcaaaaaactgtttaaagcagccccattgaagtcaatggacgctgggcttcaacagagtaatgcactgtacgctacgggaatgaatgagaaggaaatcgagtcagctgacctaagtagctgattctgaacgaaattgttttcgttcgagatgaacgtgtttaacgcctttttagtcaataaaatgttaacataatagtacttatatttgaccattcattttttgacaattataggggaagctgagcttcccttgcagtcttaaagaaatcgcgtctgtgCAAAACACATATCATATCACTGTACTGAATATAAAAAGATACTAAATTATGgtatagaaaaatataaatgtcttataTCTCTACATCtttaattaaaatcaaacattgatCTTATCTCAGAATTATATTTTGAGACATTAGCTTGGTTTTCACAGGCACTCAAATAATATAAGTCGTAGgtacacacattttaatattttaatataatatttttatttatatatttcctcATTTTTACCATAACATTAGCTTTTTGTTATAACATATAAGCTCCTGTATGCTGAgtatatttatatgtgaatCTTTTCATTCTATACAGTTTAAATGAGTTTGACCACAAGTTCTTTGGCATCACTGAAGCAGAATCATCCAATATGGACCCTCAGCATAAACTTTTGCTACAGTGCACGTACAGAGCCCTAGAGAACACTGGGATACCAATGGAAAAGGCCAGTGGAACTAGTACAGGAGTGTTTTGGGTAACATATCtatacaattaatatcaattttaACTTTGAGTTACTTTAAATCGTCTTGGGAAAAGTGTGAAAGTCTGAGAAAAGTGAGTCATTAGCAATGTTGCAGTTAGATACTTAAACCAGAATAAATTAAGTCAATACAATTTCCAAAACAATCTGTGAGAGGATTTGTCTATTAGTAGCAGTTTTAAAAAGGTTATAGCaattgttaaaattaaaaaaaaaaaagttaaatattgtttttattttattttaggtttGATGAACAGAGACTTTGAGGTGGGCTCAGCGAGAATTAACCCGAAACAAATAGATCACTCCTACAGTACTGGCATAGCAATGAGCATAGCTGCCAACCGCATCTCCTACACATTTAACTTTACTGTTCCTTCACTGTCCATTGACTGTGATTGCTCCTCATCACTTGTTGCCCTTCACTTTGCTTGTCAGGCCATAAAACAAGGTAGTCTTTAATGCAATTTACAAGAAGAACTTGCggatatattttattgttaaaattttctatttttaaaatctGTCCCTTGTTAGCAACCAAACAATTGGTTGTTTTATCTCAACAATATGGTCATTAATTGGTTTCCATAGAAGGATGGAcagattaaaataataaaaaatatatgttaatcTTTGAAACATTATGTATTATACAAAGCACTGTACACATAAATATTGCTTTGATTTTGACTTTTTATCAGGTGACTGTGAAATGGCTGTGTGTGGAGGTATGACCTGCATACTGGAGCCAACAGTGTTTTGTGCTCTTTCCAAGGCAAAGATGATATCCCCTGAAGGTACCAGTAATCCTTTCAGTAGAAAAACAGATGGATATGGGAGAGGAGAAGGCTGTGGGGTTGTTGTTCTAAAGCCACTGAAAAAGGTGAACAAACATGAGTTTGTTTACGTAAGTATGCCCAAAATGTAGCTAAATGAACCACTGAAAGCAACAACCCCATGTGCTCTGTATTTTGACAGGCACTTCAAGACCACAATCATATCTGGGGCATCATTAGCAAAACAGCAGTTAATCAAGATGGCCTCACTGTTAGCCCTATCACTAAACCATCCATGATACAACAGGAGGAGCTATTTAGAAAAATCTActcaacagacactgaactgacTAGTGTCCAGTACATTGAGGCTCATGGGACAGGGACTCCAGTTGGAGATCCAGTTGAGGCAGGTAGTATTTCGAAAGTCATTGCCAAAGCAAGACCTCATGAATATGGACCACTCCTCATTGGTTCTGTTAAGAGCAACATTGGACACACAGAATCTGCAGCAGGTATTGCCAGACTTATAAAGATTCTCTTGATGATGAAGCATGAAACATTTGTGCCCTCAGTCTTCTACTCAGAGGATGACTCCAGCATAGACACTAAATCTCTCAATCTAAAAATTCCCACCACAGCAGAGAAATGGCTCAATGCTGTGAGAACCGCTGGAGTCAATAATTTTGGGTTTTGTGGAACAAATGCACATGCAGTAGTCAGACAGTATGTGCAGTCAAAAAGAACAAGAAATCAGATCATTAAATCACATCAGTTCTTTGTGCTTTCTGCAGCCTCTGAAAAATCACTCAAAATGATGATTGAAGATACTGCAGAACAGATTAGTGTTGGGACTATAACAGATCTACAATCTTTACTGTTCACATCTGCCTGTAGAAGAAGTCATCTGAAACACAAATACAGGAAAGTTTTTCAGACATCGTCCTTGACAGACCTGAAAGAAACACTTCCTGCTGCTGTACAGAAAAAGCTTGCCCCTTTAAAGACAGACTCCAAGTTagtctttgtgttttgtggtaaTGGTTTAACTTATCCTGGTATGTCCAAGCAGCTCCTAAAACAAGAACCTGTTTTTAGGGAAGTTGTGGAGAAGATCGAAACCCTGATGCAAAGCTATACAAGTTTCAACCTGATTGAGAAGTTAGAAAGTAAATCTGATGACTTCACTGATCCAAAAGTTGTCCAGCCTCTCCTGTTTGCTATTCAGGTTGCGATTACCAACCTCCTAAAGCACTGGGGCATCACTCCTGATGCTGTTCTTGGACACTCTATTGGAGAGGTTGCTGCAGCTCATTCTTCTGGTTTGTTGTCGCTCGAGTATGCAGTCAAAGTCATCCACTATCGCAATTCATTGGAAAGCACTGTAACAGGAGGGAAAATGCTGGTTGTCAGTAATATGACTGTTTCTGAAATCTTGAAACTTTTTCCGTCTTATTCAGGAAGAGTTTGTCTGACTGCTTACAACAGCCCACAGTCATGTACCCTCTCAGGAGATGCAGATGATATTGACAGATTGCATGAATATTTAAGCAACTCAGCCAGAGCAAACAATCTCTTCCTTCGCATTCTGGATGTCCCTGCTGCCTATCACAGCCACATGATGGATCCCATTGTATCTAGAGTGAAAGAGAATATAGGCTCATTGCAGGGACACAATCTGGTGACAGAATTGTTTTCAACAGTGACCGGTGAAAGTTTGTGCTCCTCAGATTTTATAACTGGTGAATACTGGGCAAGAAATATCAGGGAGCCAGTTGCATTTGAACAAGCTGCAAGGTCAACAGCTAAAAACAGAAGGAATGTGATCATTGTTGAGATTGGCCCAAGAAGATCTTTGCAGAGGTACATCACAGAGACTCTGGGCAATTATGTCAATGTTCTTCCCTCAGTGCAGCCAGATAAGGATCACGATACAATGCTTGCTATTGTATCCAAATTGTTTGAGCTTGGAGTCAAAGTGGATTGGGGAATGTTTTATAAAGGATTTGAGACTGAACCAATACCTCACCCACGCTATCAGTTTGATAATGAAAAGAAAGATGTCTTCTCCTCTGAACTCCAGTTGGCAGGTCCTACCAGCAACCACCCAGTAATTACACAAATGAGTTCAGACAGTTCAGTGTTCAGCTGTGATTTATTATCTGACTCTGTGGCCTACCTGCAGGACCACAAACATAATGGTGTTGCCATCATTCCTGTTGCATTGTATGCTGAATTGGGCATAGCAACGTTCATGGTgtatgcaaaaacaaaagtccAACTAAGTTCTCTGCAGCTCAGCATCACATTCCAGAGTCCTTTCATTTTCTCCCAGAATGCCCgaaaaatgcaaattaaattgGATCAATCAGACAATTTAGAAGAGAACACATGCAATTTCAAAGCACAGTCTAATTCCGCAGtctatgcatttggcagtgTAGAAGCAAAGCCAGGTAGAGTGCCTGAAGTGCAGACCATTGCATTGGACTCTATTTTCAAACGATGCAAATGCCTCATCACTACAGAAGAGGTTTACAAATATCTTAGTCAGACAGGACTTGATCACTGTTCTGTCTTCAGAAATAAATCTGATGTTTATTGTGGTGAAGAATTCAGAGAGTGAATATCTGTTTTAAGGATCCCAGAAGAATAACTTCATTTACATGACTATTACGTTCACCCTGTTGTCTTGGATTATGTCATGCAGCTTATTCCCGGAACTATGGTGGGCAAGCTTTCAGCAAGACCTCAATTTCCTGCACAAATAGGTAGCTTGACTGTATTTGAACCATTTCAAGAGGAGATGGTTGTGTATTTGAAAGCAATACAAGAGAGGGAAGATCATTTTGAAATCTGTGGCTGCTTAACCAACAAACAAGGCAAGGTTTTGGTTGAGCTCAGTCATGTCAAAATGCTCGGAAGTCGTTCTTATGTTGTCGATGAATACTTCTTCCACCACAACTTCAGCATCACAGCTGAAGATGCCACATTGAACACATCAATCAAGGCACTTGTCTTTCTGATGAGGTAGGGATTTCCAAAGCTTTGCAACAGTACTTACACCGTGCGTCAAGATATATTCCATCCTCAAATAACAATACACTGTCCGAATATGTACctgaatttcttttttcaaagctgaaaatttcaaatgtaaagaaaaaattcCTGGAAATTGTATT
This region includes:
- the LOC130433066 gene encoding patched domain-containing protein 3-like, which translates into the protein MAKCKTDCIEKPISLIFEKFGRIVGNYPFVFFILPLLVAAALGAGFMFLDEREANDIEDQFTPANGPAKQERKIVLKYFPQSEEFSQLRLSSEGTYASLIITGLEGATIWTEAAFTDIIELDRQVKNITTGNTYEILCAKTKGKCMSNAILDIINHSPGEIISTTIRYPMNNGTFLGTSVGGVELKTGGSEIRSAKAVRLFYFLKEENTTQNTLWLTGFLKFFSNYSELKTVRVSYFTSISRQNEFESNSDSVIPLFSITYFLAITISILSCLRLDCVRTKVWVAVAGVISAGLAVLASFGLLLFCGMPFAMTVASAPFLILGIGVDDMFIMISCWQKTKVKEDVEDRLAETYKEAAVSITITTLTDVMSFYIGLLTPFGSVQSFCMYTSTAILFCYIFNITFFGACLALNGRREKGNKHWLTCMKVPEVDSVDATGNVCCVGGAYDKNTGTDEAMPMDLFFKNHYSPFLTKTWVKISVCLFYSGYLAVSIYGCLQLQEGLDLKHLATDGSYVGSYYDDEDQFFSSYGPNVMLVITDENFQYWSSDARQNLDLCLENFQNLSMASKDSEIVPISWLNAYIRFGQSVGINVDNETQFIQHLPAFLRFSGFSEDVNFTNNKILASRMFIQTVNIKTAVDEKNMLNAFRETAEKCGKLQTAVNVNVYHPAFIYYDQYAVIVSNTIQNIVVATCVMLVISLLLIPNPLCSVWVTFAIASVIVGVTGFMALWDVSLDSVSMINLVICIGFSVDFSAHISYAFVSSEEESVNEKAKDALYKLGYPIIQGAASTIAGVVVLAAAKSYIFRTFFKIMFLVILFGAVHGVVFIPVFLTFFGLCDRKSRTKPDKNTECEMQSENSNRNPQQVSKVKSNSHTNEGFTSLTE